A DNA window from Siniperca chuatsi isolate FFG_IHB_CAS linkage group LG6, ASM2008510v1, whole genome shotgun sequence contains the following coding sequences:
- the LOC122878322 gene encoding G-protein-signaling modulator 2-like isoform X4, producing MMESSCLDLALEGERLCKAGDYRAGVSFFESAIQVGTEDLQILSAIYSQLGNAYFHLQEYNKALEYHRHDLTLTRTIGDELGEAKASGNLGNTLKLLGRYNEAVVCCQRHLDITRSMYDKVGQARALYNFGNVYHAKGKGICWSGAEPGEFSEEARIALRKAAHYYEANLCMVKELGDKAAQGRTYGNLGNTYYLLGDFETAVAAHEKRLLIAKEFGDKSAERRAHCNLGNAHIFLNQFEVAAGHYKRTLQLARLLKDKAVEAQACYSLGNTYTLLQDYERAIDYHLKHLVIAQNLNDRVGEGRAYWSLGNAHTALGNHQQAMYFAEKHLEIAKETGDKSGEMTARMNLSDLRLVVGLKSNSSIYPNIFRNTNINSSALATAFQGYPNLAGVNSPSRIGGSAENLELSSNPDKNQTGDSSAHPVQDWEGDVFPGSSKNNTIKASTKLFLFQRLKSKKQKNNKSSPKDLNEPGTEHSAPEPDAPVSPKPGSRDTIGEDGFFDLLSRFQGNRLEDQRCSLLDGQSHPPAHSSPSSTPPVDERKSILECETPLQDPGHFLELLASCQARRLDDQRVSLNHFPGLRLSTSNLPHTPSTSSPDQLHPQVPSTDTSHTPSLYSHLEASAEQPEGDDVFFDMLVKCQGSRLNDQRCTAPPSKTKGPTVPDEDFFSLILRSQSNRMEEQRVLLPPGVTQSKPD from the exons GATGGAGTCATCTTGTCTGGACCTGGCTCTGGAGGGTGAGCGGCTCTGTAAGGCTGGTGACTATCGTGCCGGTGTGTCCTTCTTTGAGTCTGCCATCCAGGTTGGAACAGAGGACCTCCAAATCCTTAGCGCCATCTACAGCCAGCTGGGCAATGCCTACTTTCACCTACAAGAGTATAACAAAGCCCTAGAGTACCATCGGCATGACCTCACACTTACCAG AACAATTGGAGATGAGCTTGGTGAGGCAAAAGCCAGTGGCAACCTTGGGAACACATTGAAGCTTTTAGGACGGTATAATGAAGCAGTGGTTTGTTGCCAAAGACATTTGGATATCACCAGATCCATGTATGATAAG GTTGGGCAGGCTCGAGCGCTGTATAATTTCGGGAACGTTTACCATGCAAAGGGCAAGGGCATCTGCTGGTCTGGAGCCGAGCCAGGAGAGTTCTCGGAGGAGGCCAGGATAGCCCTGAGGAAAGCTGCGCACTACTATGA agCAAACCTGTGCATGGTGAAGGAGTTAGGCGATAAGGCAGCCCAGGGTCGTACCTATGGTAACCTTGGCAACACTTACTATCTGCTGGGTGACTTTGAAACTGCAGTAGCTGCACATGAAAAG CGGCTGCTCATCGCTAAAGAGTTTGGGGATAAGTCGGCTGAGAGGAGGGCCCACTGTAACCTTGGCAACGCTCACATATTCCTCAACCAGTTTGAAGTGGCAGCTGGTCATTACAA GAGGACTCTGCAGCTGGCCAGGCTTTTGAAGGACAAAGCAGTGGAGGCCCAGGCCTGTTACAGTCTGGGCAACACTTACACACTACTTCAGGACTATGAGAGAGCCATTGATTACCACCTCAAACATCTGGTCATTGCTCAGAACCTCAACGACAG AGTCGGTGAAGGAAGAGCGTACTGGAGTCTAGGAAATGCCCACACTGCCCTGGGGAATCATCAGCAAGCCATGTACTTCGCTGAGAAACATCTGGAAATTGCCAAAGAG ACTGGAGACAAAAGCGGTGAGATGACAGCCAGGATGAACTTGTCGGATCTACGGCTGGTCGTAGGCCTGAAGTCCAACTCCAGCATCTACCCAAACATCTTTCGCAACACCAACATTAACAGCTCTGCTCTGGCAACAGCCTTCCAGGGTTACCCCAACCTCGCAG gGGTCAATTCTCCATCAAGAATAGGAGGCAGTGCAGAGAACCTGGAACTAAGTTCAAATCCTGATAAAAATCAAACCGGAGATTCATCAGCACATCCA GTACAGGATTGGGAGGGGGATGTATTCCCCGGGTcttcaaaaaacaacacaatcaaGGCTTCTACTAAGCTCTTCCTCTTCCAGCGGCTGAAAAGCAAGAAGCAGAAGAACAACAAATCATCTCCTAAAGACCTGAATGAACCCGGCACCGAGCACTCAGCCCCTGAGCCGGATGCACCAGTGTCTCCTAAG CCAGGATCACGGGACACTATTGGGGAGGATGGCTTTTTCGACCTCCTCTCTCGTTTCCAGGGCAACAGACTGGAAGACCAAAGGTGCTCCCTACTGGATGGCCAGAGCCATCCCCCTGCTcattcctctccctcctccaccccacCTGTAGATGAAAGGAAAT CTATTTTGGAGTGCGAAACACCATTGCAGGATCCTGGTCATTTCCTGGAGCTGCTGGCCAGCTGCCAGGCCCGTCGTCTGGACGACCAACGAGTCAGCCTGAACCATTTTCCTGGCTTACGTCTCAGCACTTCCAACCTGCCTCATACACCCTCCACCTCCAGCCCAGATCAACTCCACccacaag TCCCCAGTACAGATACCTCTCACACACCCTCCCTGTACAGTCACCTCGAGGCAAGCGCTGAGCAGCCTGAGGGGGATGATGTCTTCTTCGACATGCTAGTGAAGTGCCAG GGCTCCCGACTGAACGACCAGAGGTGCACTGCTCCACCTTCTAAAACTAAGGGACCAACTGTTCCAGATGAGGATTTTTTCAGTCTCATCCTGCGTTCCCAGTCCAACAGGATGGAGGAGCAGCGAGTCCTGCTGCCTCCTGGCGTCACCCAATCCAAACCAGACTGA
- the LOC122878322 gene encoding G-protein-signaling modulator 2-like isoform X5, with the protein MESSCLDLALEGERLCKAGDYRAGVSFFESAIQVGTEDLQILSAIYSQLGNAYFHLQEYNKALEYHRHDLTLTRTIGDELGEAKASGNLGNTLKLLGRYNEAVVCCQRHLDITRSMYDKVGQARALYNFGNVYHAKGKGICWSGAEPGEFSEEARIALRKAAHYYEANLCMVKELGDKAAQGRTYGNLGNTYYLLGDFETAVAAHEKRLLIAKEFGDKSAERRAHCNLGNAHIFLNQFEVAAGHYKRTLQLARLLKDKAVEAQACYSLGNTYTLLQDYERAIDYHLKHLVIAQNLNDRVGEGRAYWSLGNAHTALGNHQQAMYFAEKHLEIAKETGDKSGEMTARMNLSDLRLVVGLKSNSSIYPNIFRNTNINSSALATAFQGYPNLAGVNSPSRIGGSAENLELSSNPDKNQTGDSSAHPVQDWEGDVFPGSSKNNTIKASTKLFLFQRLKSKKQKNNKSSPKDLNEPGTEHSAPEPDAPVSPKPGSRDTIGEDGFFDLLSRFQGNRLEDQRCSLLDGQSHPPAHSSPSSTPPVDERKSILECETPLQDPGHFLELLASCQARRLDDQRVSLNHFPGLRLSTSNLPHTPSTSSPDQLHPQVPSTDTSHTPSLYSHLEASAEQPEGDDVFFDMLVKCQGSRLNDQRCTAPPSKTKGPTVPDEDFFSLILRSQSNRMEEQRVLLPPGVTQSKPD; encoded by the exons ATGGAGTCATCTTGTCTGGACCTGGCTCTGGAGGGTGAGCGGCTCTGTAAGGCTGGTGACTATCGTGCCGGTGTGTCCTTCTTTGAGTCTGCCATCCAGGTTGGAACAGAGGACCTCCAAATCCTTAGCGCCATCTACAGCCAGCTGGGCAATGCCTACTTTCACCTACAAGAGTATAACAAAGCCCTAGAGTACCATCGGCATGACCTCACACTTACCAG AACAATTGGAGATGAGCTTGGTGAGGCAAAAGCCAGTGGCAACCTTGGGAACACATTGAAGCTTTTAGGACGGTATAATGAAGCAGTGGTTTGTTGCCAAAGACATTTGGATATCACCAGATCCATGTATGATAAG GTTGGGCAGGCTCGAGCGCTGTATAATTTCGGGAACGTTTACCATGCAAAGGGCAAGGGCATCTGCTGGTCTGGAGCCGAGCCAGGAGAGTTCTCGGAGGAGGCCAGGATAGCCCTGAGGAAAGCTGCGCACTACTATGA agCAAACCTGTGCATGGTGAAGGAGTTAGGCGATAAGGCAGCCCAGGGTCGTACCTATGGTAACCTTGGCAACACTTACTATCTGCTGGGTGACTTTGAAACTGCAGTAGCTGCACATGAAAAG CGGCTGCTCATCGCTAAAGAGTTTGGGGATAAGTCGGCTGAGAGGAGGGCCCACTGTAACCTTGGCAACGCTCACATATTCCTCAACCAGTTTGAAGTGGCAGCTGGTCATTACAA GAGGACTCTGCAGCTGGCCAGGCTTTTGAAGGACAAAGCAGTGGAGGCCCAGGCCTGTTACAGTCTGGGCAACACTTACACACTACTTCAGGACTATGAGAGAGCCATTGATTACCACCTCAAACATCTGGTCATTGCTCAGAACCTCAACGACAG AGTCGGTGAAGGAAGAGCGTACTGGAGTCTAGGAAATGCCCACACTGCCCTGGGGAATCATCAGCAAGCCATGTACTTCGCTGAGAAACATCTGGAAATTGCCAAAGAG ACTGGAGACAAAAGCGGTGAGATGACAGCCAGGATGAACTTGTCGGATCTACGGCTGGTCGTAGGCCTGAAGTCCAACTCCAGCATCTACCCAAACATCTTTCGCAACACCAACATTAACAGCTCTGCTCTGGCAACAGCCTTCCAGGGTTACCCCAACCTCGCAG gGGTCAATTCTCCATCAAGAATAGGAGGCAGTGCAGAGAACCTGGAACTAAGTTCAAATCCTGATAAAAATCAAACCGGAGATTCATCAGCACATCCA GTACAGGATTGGGAGGGGGATGTATTCCCCGGGTcttcaaaaaacaacacaatcaaGGCTTCTACTAAGCTCTTCCTCTTCCAGCGGCTGAAAAGCAAGAAGCAGAAGAACAACAAATCATCTCCTAAAGACCTGAATGAACCCGGCACCGAGCACTCAGCCCCTGAGCCGGATGCACCAGTGTCTCCTAAG CCAGGATCACGGGACACTATTGGGGAGGATGGCTTTTTCGACCTCCTCTCTCGTTTCCAGGGCAACAGACTGGAAGACCAAAGGTGCTCCCTACTGGATGGCCAGAGCCATCCCCCTGCTcattcctctccctcctccaccccacCTGTAGATGAAAGGAAAT CTATTTTGGAGTGCGAAACACCATTGCAGGATCCTGGTCATTTCCTGGAGCTGCTGGCCAGCTGCCAGGCCCGTCGTCTGGACGACCAACGAGTCAGCCTGAACCATTTTCCTGGCTTACGTCTCAGCACTTCCAACCTGCCTCATACACCCTCCACCTCCAGCCCAGATCAACTCCACccacaag TCCCCAGTACAGATACCTCTCACACACCCTCCCTGTACAGTCACCTCGAGGCAAGCGCTGAGCAGCCTGAGGGGGATGATGTCTTCTTCGACATGCTAGTGAAGTGCCAG GGCTCCCGACTGAACGACCAGAGGTGCACTGCTCCACCTTCTAAAACTAAGGGACCAACTGTTCCAGATGAGGATTTTTTCAGTCTCATCCTGCGTTCCCAGTCCAACAGGATGGAGGAGCAGCGAGTCCTGCTGCCTCCTGGCGTCACCCAATCCAAACCAGACTGA
- the LOC122878322 gene encoding G-protein-signaling modulator 2-like isoform X3 yields the protein MCMHVKEERVNGVVLKELCLLQKVIEKLEMSVVSNCLECIRMGRGNRMESSCLDLALEGERLCKAGDYRAGVSFFESAIQVGTEDLQILSAIYSQLGNAYFHLQEYNKALEYHRHDLTLTRTIGDELGEAKASGNLGNTLKLLGRYNEAVVCCQRHLDITRSMYDKVGQARALYNFGNVYHAKGKGICWSGAEPGEFSEEARIALRKAAHYYEANLCMVKELGDKAAQGRTYGNLGNTYYLLGDFETAVAAHEKRLLIAKEFGDKSAERRAHCNLGNAHIFLNQFEVAAGHYKRTLQLARLLKDKAVEAQACYSLGNTYTLLQDYERAIDYHLKHLVIAQNLNDRVGEGRAYWSLGNAHTALGNHQQAMYFAEKHLEIAKETGDKSGEMTARMNLSDLRLVVGLKSNSSIYPNIFRNTNINSSALATAFQGYPNLAGVNSPSRIGGSAENLELSSNPDKNQTGDSSAHPRLKSKKQKNNKSSPKDLNEPGTEHSAPEPDAPVSPKPGSRDTIGEDGFFDLLSRFQGNRLEDQRCSLLDGQSHPPAHSSPSSTPPVDERKSILECETPLQDPGHFLELLASCQARRLDDQRVSLNHFPGLRLSTSNLPHTPSTSSPDQLHPQVPSTDTSHTPSLYSHLEASAEQPEGDDVFFDMLVKCQGSRLNDQRCTAPPSKTKGPTVPDEDFFSLILRSQSNRMEEQRVLLPPGVTQSKPD from the exons ATGTGTATGCACGTGAAGGAAGAGAGGGTAAATGGTGTTGTGCTGAAAGAGCTGTGTTTGCTCCAGAAAGTGATTGAGAAGCTTGAAATGTCTGTCGTGTCAAACTGTCTTGAGTGCATCAGAATGGGAAGAGGCAACAG GATGGAGTCATCTTGTCTGGACCTGGCTCTGGAGGGTGAGCGGCTCTGTAAGGCTGGTGACTATCGTGCCGGTGTGTCCTTCTTTGAGTCTGCCATCCAGGTTGGAACAGAGGACCTCCAAATCCTTAGCGCCATCTACAGCCAGCTGGGCAATGCCTACTTTCACCTACAAGAGTATAACAAAGCCCTAGAGTACCATCGGCATGACCTCACACTTACCAG AACAATTGGAGATGAGCTTGGTGAGGCAAAAGCCAGTGGCAACCTTGGGAACACATTGAAGCTTTTAGGACGGTATAATGAAGCAGTGGTTTGTTGCCAAAGACATTTGGATATCACCAGATCCATGTATGATAAG GTTGGGCAGGCTCGAGCGCTGTATAATTTCGGGAACGTTTACCATGCAAAGGGCAAGGGCATCTGCTGGTCTGGAGCCGAGCCAGGAGAGTTCTCGGAGGAGGCCAGGATAGCCCTGAGGAAAGCTGCGCACTACTATGA agCAAACCTGTGCATGGTGAAGGAGTTAGGCGATAAGGCAGCCCAGGGTCGTACCTATGGTAACCTTGGCAACACTTACTATCTGCTGGGTGACTTTGAAACTGCAGTAGCTGCACATGAAAAG CGGCTGCTCATCGCTAAAGAGTTTGGGGATAAGTCGGCTGAGAGGAGGGCCCACTGTAACCTTGGCAACGCTCACATATTCCTCAACCAGTTTGAAGTGGCAGCTGGTCATTACAA GAGGACTCTGCAGCTGGCCAGGCTTTTGAAGGACAAAGCAGTGGAGGCCCAGGCCTGTTACAGTCTGGGCAACACTTACACACTACTTCAGGACTATGAGAGAGCCATTGATTACCACCTCAAACATCTGGTCATTGCTCAGAACCTCAACGACAG AGTCGGTGAAGGAAGAGCGTACTGGAGTCTAGGAAATGCCCACACTGCCCTGGGGAATCATCAGCAAGCCATGTACTTCGCTGAGAAACATCTGGAAATTGCCAAAGAG ACTGGAGACAAAAGCGGTGAGATGACAGCCAGGATGAACTTGTCGGATCTACGGCTGGTCGTAGGCCTGAAGTCCAACTCCAGCATCTACCCAAACATCTTTCGCAACACCAACATTAACAGCTCTGCTCTGGCAACAGCCTTCCAGGGTTACCCCAACCTCGCAG gGGTCAATTCTCCATCAAGAATAGGAGGCAGTGCAGAGAACCTGGAACTAAGTTCAAATCCTGATAAAAATCAAACCGGAGATTCATCAGCACATCCA CGGCTGAAAAGCAAGAAGCAGAAGAACAACAAATCATCTCCTAAAGACCTGAATGAACCCGGCACCGAGCACTCAGCCCCTGAGCCGGATGCACCAGTGTCTCCTAAG CCAGGATCACGGGACACTATTGGGGAGGATGGCTTTTTCGACCTCCTCTCTCGTTTCCAGGGCAACAGACTGGAAGACCAAAGGTGCTCCCTACTGGATGGCCAGAGCCATCCCCCTGCTcattcctctccctcctccaccccacCTGTAGATGAAAGGAAAT CTATTTTGGAGTGCGAAACACCATTGCAGGATCCTGGTCATTTCCTGGAGCTGCTGGCCAGCTGCCAGGCCCGTCGTCTGGACGACCAACGAGTCAGCCTGAACCATTTTCCTGGCTTACGTCTCAGCACTTCCAACCTGCCTCATACACCCTCCACCTCCAGCCCAGATCAACTCCACccacaag TCCCCAGTACAGATACCTCTCACACACCCTCCCTGTACAGTCACCTCGAGGCAAGCGCTGAGCAGCCTGAGGGGGATGATGTCTTCTTCGACATGCTAGTGAAGTGCCAG GGCTCCCGACTGAACGACCAGAGGTGCACTGCTCCACCTTCTAAAACTAAGGGACCAACTGTTCCAGATGAGGATTTTTTCAGTCTCATCCTGCGTTCCCAGTCCAACAGGATGGAGGAGCAGCGAGTCCTGCTGCCTCCTGGCGTCACCCAATCCAAACCAGACTGA
- the LOC122878322 gene encoding G-protein-signaling modulator 2-like isoform X2, translating into MCMHVKEERVNGVVLKELCLLQKVIEKLEMSVVSNCLECIRMGRGNRMESSCLDLALEGERLCKAGDYRAGVSFFESAIQVGTEDLQILSAIYSQLGNAYFHLQEYNKALEYHRHDLTLTRTIGDELGEAKASGNLGNTLKLLGRYNEAVVCCQRHLDITRSMYDKVGQARALYNFGNVYHAKGKGICWSGAEPGEFSEEARIALRKAAHYYEANLCMVKELGDKAAQGRTYGNLGNTYYLLGDFETAVAAHEKRLLIAKEFGDKSAERRAHCNLGNAHIFLNQFEVAAGHYKRTLQLARLLKDKAVEAQACYSLGNTYTLLQDYERAIDYHLKHLVIAQNLNDRVGEGRAYWSLGNAHTALGNHQQAMYFAEKHLEIAKETGDKSGEMTARMNLSDLRLVVGLKSNSSIYPNIFRNTNINSSALATAFQGYPNLAGVNSPSRIGGSAENLELSSNPDKNQTGDSSAHPDWEGDVFPGSSKNNTIKASTKLFLFQRLKSKKQKNNKSSPKDLNEPGTEHSAPEPDAPVSPKPGSRDTIGEDGFFDLLSRFQGNRLEDQRCSLLDGQSHPPAHSSPSSTPPVDERKSILECETPLQDPGHFLELLASCQARRLDDQRVSLNHFPGLRLSTSNLPHTPSTSSPDQLHPQVPSTDTSHTPSLYSHLEASAEQPEGDDVFFDMLVKCQGSRLNDQRCTAPPSKTKGPTVPDEDFFSLILRSQSNRMEEQRVLLPPGVTQSKPD; encoded by the exons ATGTGTATGCACGTGAAGGAAGAGAGGGTAAATGGTGTTGTGCTGAAAGAGCTGTGTTTGCTCCAGAAAGTGATTGAGAAGCTTGAAATGTCTGTCGTGTCAAACTGTCTTGAGTGCATCAGAATGGGAAGAGGCAACAG GATGGAGTCATCTTGTCTGGACCTGGCTCTGGAGGGTGAGCGGCTCTGTAAGGCTGGTGACTATCGTGCCGGTGTGTCCTTCTTTGAGTCTGCCATCCAGGTTGGAACAGAGGACCTCCAAATCCTTAGCGCCATCTACAGCCAGCTGGGCAATGCCTACTTTCACCTACAAGAGTATAACAAAGCCCTAGAGTACCATCGGCATGACCTCACACTTACCAG AACAATTGGAGATGAGCTTGGTGAGGCAAAAGCCAGTGGCAACCTTGGGAACACATTGAAGCTTTTAGGACGGTATAATGAAGCAGTGGTTTGTTGCCAAAGACATTTGGATATCACCAGATCCATGTATGATAAG GTTGGGCAGGCTCGAGCGCTGTATAATTTCGGGAACGTTTACCATGCAAAGGGCAAGGGCATCTGCTGGTCTGGAGCCGAGCCAGGAGAGTTCTCGGAGGAGGCCAGGATAGCCCTGAGGAAAGCTGCGCACTACTATGA agCAAACCTGTGCATGGTGAAGGAGTTAGGCGATAAGGCAGCCCAGGGTCGTACCTATGGTAACCTTGGCAACACTTACTATCTGCTGGGTGACTTTGAAACTGCAGTAGCTGCACATGAAAAG CGGCTGCTCATCGCTAAAGAGTTTGGGGATAAGTCGGCTGAGAGGAGGGCCCACTGTAACCTTGGCAACGCTCACATATTCCTCAACCAGTTTGAAGTGGCAGCTGGTCATTACAA GAGGACTCTGCAGCTGGCCAGGCTTTTGAAGGACAAAGCAGTGGAGGCCCAGGCCTGTTACAGTCTGGGCAACACTTACACACTACTTCAGGACTATGAGAGAGCCATTGATTACCACCTCAAACATCTGGTCATTGCTCAGAACCTCAACGACAG AGTCGGTGAAGGAAGAGCGTACTGGAGTCTAGGAAATGCCCACACTGCCCTGGGGAATCATCAGCAAGCCATGTACTTCGCTGAGAAACATCTGGAAATTGCCAAAGAG ACTGGAGACAAAAGCGGTGAGATGACAGCCAGGATGAACTTGTCGGATCTACGGCTGGTCGTAGGCCTGAAGTCCAACTCCAGCATCTACCCAAACATCTTTCGCAACACCAACATTAACAGCTCTGCTCTGGCAACAGCCTTCCAGGGTTACCCCAACCTCGCAG gGGTCAATTCTCCATCAAGAATAGGAGGCAGTGCAGAGAACCTGGAACTAAGTTCAAATCCTGATAAAAATCAAACCGGAGATTCATCAGCACATCCA GATTGGGAGGGGGATGTATTCCCCGGGTcttcaaaaaacaacacaatcaaGGCTTCTACTAAGCTCTTCCTCTTCCAGCGGCTGAAAAGCAAGAAGCAGAAGAACAACAAATCATCTCCTAAAGACCTGAATGAACCCGGCACCGAGCACTCAGCCCCTGAGCCGGATGCACCAGTGTCTCCTAAG CCAGGATCACGGGACACTATTGGGGAGGATGGCTTTTTCGACCTCCTCTCTCGTTTCCAGGGCAACAGACTGGAAGACCAAAGGTGCTCCCTACTGGATGGCCAGAGCCATCCCCCTGCTcattcctctccctcctccaccccacCTGTAGATGAAAGGAAAT CTATTTTGGAGTGCGAAACACCATTGCAGGATCCTGGTCATTTCCTGGAGCTGCTGGCCAGCTGCCAGGCCCGTCGTCTGGACGACCAACGAGTCAGCCTGAACCATTTTCCTGGCTTACGTCTCAGCACTTCCAACCTGCCTCATACACCCTCCACCTCCAGCCCAGATCAACTCCACccacaag TCCCCAGTACAGATACCTCTCACACACCCTCCCTGTACAGTCACCTCGAGGCAAGCGCTGAGCAGCCTGAGGGGGATGATGTCTTCTTCGACATGCTAGTGAAGTGCCAG GGCTCCCGACTGAACGACCAGAGGTGCACTGCTCCACCTTCTAAAACTAAGGGACCAACTGTTCCAGATGAGGATTTTTTCAGTCTCATCCTGCGTTCCCAGTCCAACAGGATGGAGGAGCAGCGAGTCCTGCTGCCTCCTGGCGTCACCCAATCCAAACCAGACTGA
- the LOC122878322 gene encoding G-protein-signaling modulator 2-like isoform X1 — MCMHVKEERVNGVVLKELCLLQKVIEKLEMSVVSNCLECIRMGRGNRMESSCLDLALEGERLCKAGDYRAGVSFFESAIQVGTEDLQILSAIYSQLGNAYFHLQEYNKALEYHRHDLTLTRTIGDELGEAKASGNLGNTLKLLGRYNEAVVCCQRHLDITRSMYDKVGQARALYNFGNVYHAKGKGICWSGAEPGEFSEEARIALRKAAHYYEANLCMVKELGDKAAQGRTYGNLGNTYYLLGDFETAVAAHEKRLLIAKEFGDKSAERRAHCNLGNAHIFLNQFEVAAGHYKRTLQLARLLKDKAVEAQACYSLGNTYTLLQDYERAIDYHLKHLVIAQNLNDRVGEGRAYWSLGNAHTALGNHQQAMYFAEKHLEIAKETGDKSGEMTARMNLSDLRLVVGLKSNSSIYPNIFRNTNINSSALATAFQGYPNLAGVNSPSRIGGSAENLELSSNPDKNQTGDSSAHPVQDWEGDVFPGSSKNNTIKASTKLFLFQRLKSKKQKNNKSSPKDLNEPGTEHSAPEPDAPVSPKPGSRDTIGEDGFFDLLSRFQGNRLEDQRCSLLDGQSHPPAHSSPSSTPPVDERKSILECETPLQDPGHFLELLASCQARRLDDQRVSLNHFPGLRLSTSNLPHTPSTSSPDQLHPQVPSTDTSHTPSLYSHLEASAEQPEGDDVFFDMLVKCQGSRLNDQRCTAPPSKTKGPTVPDEDFFSLILRSQSNRMEEQRVLLPPGVTQSKPD; from the exons ATGTGTATGCACGTGAAGGAAGAGAGGGTAAATGGTGTTGTGCTGAAAGAGCTGTGTTTGCTCCAGAAAGTGATTGAGAAGCTTGAAATGTCTGTCGTGTCAAACTGTCTTGAGTGCATCAGAATGGGAAGAGGCAACAG GATGGAGTCATCTTGTCTGGACCTGGCTCTGGAGGGTGAGCGGCTCTGTAAGGCTGGTGACTATCGTGCCGGTGTGTCCTTCTTTGAGTCTGCCATCCAGGTTGGAACAGAGGACCTCCAAATCCTTAGCGCCATCTACAGCCAGCTGGGCAATGCCTACTTTCACCTACAAGAGTATAACAAAGCCCTAGAGTACCATCGGCATGACCTCACACTTACCAG AACAATTGGAGATGAGCTTGGTGAGGCAAAAGCCAGTGGCAACCTTGGGAACACATTGAAGCTTTTAGGACGGTATAATGAAGCAGTGGTTTGTTGCCAAAGACATTTGGATATCACCAGATCCATGTATGATAAG GTTGGGCAGGCTCGAGCGCTGTATAATTTCGGGAACGTTTACCATGCAAAGGGCAAGGGCATCTGCTGGTCTGGAGCCGAGCCAGGAGAGTTCTCGGAGGAGGCCAGGATAGCCCTGAGGAAAGCTGCGCACTACTATGA agCAAACCTGTGCATGGTGAAGGAGTTAGGCGATAAGGCAGCCCAGGGTCGTACCTATGGTAACCTTGGCAACACTTACTATCTGCTGGGTGACTTTGAAACTGCAGTAGCTGCACATGAAAAG CGGCTGCTCATCGCTAAAGAGTTTGGGGATAAGTCGGCTGAGAGGAGGGCCCACTGTAACCTTGGCAACGCTCACATATTCCTCAACCAGTTTGAAGTGGCAGCTGGTCATTACAA GAGGACTCTGCAGCTGGCCAGGCTTTTGAAGGACAAAGCAGTGGAGGCCCAGGCCTGTTACAGTCTGGGCAACACTTACACACTACTTCAGGACTATGAGAGAGCCATTGATTACCACCTCAAACATCTGGTCATTGCTCAGAACCTCAACGACAG AGTCGGTGAAGGAAGAGCGTACTGGAGTCTAGGAAATGCCCACACTGCCCTGGGGAATCATCAGCAAGCCATGTACTTCGCTGAGAAACATCTGGAAATTGCCAAAGAG ACTGGAGACAAAAGCGGTGAGATGACAGCCAGGATGAACTTGTCGGATCTACGGCTGGTCGTAGGCCTGAAGTCCAACTCCAGCATCTACCCAAACATCTTTCGCAACACCAACATTAACAGCTCTGCTCTGGCAACAGCCTTCCAGGGTTACCCCAACCTCGCAG gGGTCAATTCTCCATCAAGAATAGGAGGCAGTGCAGAGAACCTGGAACTAAGTTCAAATCCTGATAAAAATCAAACCGGAGATTCATCAGCACATCCA GTACAGGATTGGGAGGGGGATGTATTCCCCGGGTcttcaaaaaacaacacaatcaaGGCTTCTACTAAGCTCTTCCTCTTCCAGCGGCTGAAAAGCAAGAAGCAGAAGAACAACAAATCATCTCCTAAAGACCTGAATGAACCCGGCACCGAGCACTCAGCCCCTGAGCCGGATGCACCAGTGTCTCCTAAG CCAGGATCACGGGACACTATTGGGGAGGATGGCTTTTTCGACCTCCTCTCTCGTTTCCAGGGCAACAGACTGGAAGACCAAAGGTGCTCCCTACTGGATGGCCAGAGCCATCCCCCTGCTcattcctctccctcctccaccccacCTGTAGATGAAAGGAAAT CTATTTTGGAGTGCGAAACACCATTGCAGGATCCTGGTCATTTCCTGGAGCTGCTGGCCAGCTGCCAGGCCCGTCGTCTGGACGACCAACGAGTCAGCCTGAACCATTTTCCTGGCTTACGTCTCAGCACTTCCAACCTGCCTCATACACCCTCCACCTCCAGCCCAGATCAACTCCACccacaag TCCCCAGTACAGATACCTCTCACACACCCTCCCTGTACAGTCACCTCGAGGCAAGCGCTGAGCAGCCTGAGGGGGATGATGTCTTCTTCGACATGCTAGTGAAGTGCCAG GGCTCCCGACTGAACGACCAGAGGTGCACTGCTCCACCTTCTAAAACTAAGGGACCAACTGTTCCAGATGAGGATTTTTTCAGTCTCATCCTGCGTTCCCAGTCCAACAGGATGGAGGAGCAGCGAGTCCTGCTGCCTCCTGGCGTCACCCAATCCAAACCAGACTGA